The window GGCAAAAAATTTTCCTACGGCAGCTGCATTCTGCGTAGCTTTAACATAAGACATTCTCCTGGCATAGAAAGCACGGAGTACCCTGCCTCCGTCCATGGGGAATGCGGGCAGCAGGTTGAAAATTCCAAGCACTATATTCATGGCTCCAATAATCCAGATTGTCAGAAAAACGGGATTTTCAGAAAGAGCAGTGTTTGGAGCAATTATATTTCCATATACGAAAAGACAGACGGCACCTATAATCAGGCTTGTTAGAGGTCCTGCAAAAGCCATCTTGGCTTCCTGTCCGGGGTCCCTTGGCATCTCTTCCATTGAAGAAACTCCCCCGAAAAGGAAGAGTGTGATGCTCTCAATCTTGACTCCATAGCGCATTGCAAGATATGAGTGCGCAAGCTCATGCAAAAGGATCGATGCGAAAAGCAGGATTGCGGTCAGGGTTGAAAGCGCGTATTTTGTCGCAGCCGGCTCAACTCCTTGAAAGCCATAAGGGAATGGATTAATTGCAAAAACATATGCAAAAATGGGAAGGATCAAAAGAAAAGTGATGTGCAGTCTGATAGGTATGCCCAGTACACTTCCGATTTTCAGTGCAGATTTCATGAAATAAAATACCCCCTTTATTTATCTAACTTTATTTATCTAACGCAGACACTTGCTTAACCATATATGAAATATATGTGAAACAAGCTGATAAGCCATTATGACACAATGATATGCATATCTGAAATAAGCTGGCAGATTGAATGAACATTCTACAGGTTGTTAAACCTGAGTTTCAAAATTATTGTTTACTTTCTTAATTTTAGCTTATTAATTTTAACCTGCTAAACTTGATATTAGAGACAGAAACTGTCGTGCAGCCAAAAGTATGCATTATATTATTTTGAATAGTATAATTATTTATGCATACCTTAAATAAGCAACGAATGACAACAAACTTGATGATAGTAGTCCGAAGGATTAAGTAAGGAGGAAAATAAGAAAATAAGGAAACGAAAGATAAGAAAAAGATA is drawn from Methanosarcina lacustris Z-7289 and contains these coding sequences:
- a CDS encoding CBS domain-containing protein; this encodes MKSALKIGSVLGIPIRLHITFLLILPIFAYVFAINPFPYGFQGVEPAATKYALSTLTAILLFASILLHELAHSYLAMRYGVKIESITLFLFGGVSSMEEMPRDPGQEAKMAFAGPLTSLIIGAVCLFVYGNIIAPNTALSENPVFLTIWIIGAMNIVLGIFNLLPAFPMDGGRVLRAFYARRMSYVKATQNAAAVGKFFAILMAIFGIFVGNLWFPLIALFIYVGASEEERSTQASITLENVLVKDIMTKDVVSVLSSMSVEELIHFMFEKKHMGYPVIEGGDLKGIVTFTDIQRVPTLDRLVTRVSEIMTRDVISVTPNAQASDVLKLVTSKNIGRVLVIENGSVVGVLSRTDLVRTLKLRSE